Proteins from one Hyperolius riggenbachi isolate aHypRig1 chromosome 4, aHypRig1.pri, whole genome shotgun sequence genomic window:
- the MOGAT1 gene encoding LOW QUALITY PROTEIN: 2-acylglycerol O-acyltransferase 1 (The sequence of the model RefSeq protein was modified relative to this genomic sequence to represent the inferred CDS: inserted 1 base in 1 codon; deleted 1 base in 1 codon) produces MMKVEFAPLNIPLARRLQTAAVSQWVFSFLFLAQCCTGIFLMLLLGRFWLVTALYVLWLYLDWETPQAGGRRWQWVRNWTVWRYFKDYFPIKLIKTADLDPKHNYLLGFHXHGVLVAGAFSNFCTNYTGFYELFPGLTPYLHMLPFWFRCPFFREYIMSVGLVSATKKSVTHVLSRAEGGNAAVIVIGGAEESLDAHPGNLTLHILKRKGFIKVALKRGAHLVPVFSFGENELFEQVSNPKGSWLRAAQERLQKIMGFAMPLFHARGIFQYSFGVMPYRKPIHTIVGKAIPVPQMTNPTQEEIDELHQRYLDALQELFEENKGKYGIPEHKSLIFT; encoded by the exons CACAATGCTGTACGGGGATATTCCTGATGCTGCTTCTCGGCAGGTTCTGGTTAGTGACTGCTCTATATGTTCTCTGGCTCTACCTGGACTGGGAAACTCCTCAAGCTGGTGGCCGCAGATGGCAGTGGGTGCGGAATTGGACTGTGTGGAGGTACTTCAAGGATTATTTTCCAATAAAG CTCATAAAGACTGCTGATTTAGATCCGAAGCACAATTATCTCTTGGGCTTTC CCCATGGAGTCCTAGTAGCCGGGGCATTCAGTAATTTCTGCACAAACTACACAGGATTTTATGAGCTCTTTCCTGGCCTAACCCCTTACCTGCACATGCTACCCTTCTGGTTCCGCTGCCCCTTCTTCAGAGAATACATCATGAGTGTGG GATTAGTATCTGCCACCAAGAAGAGCGTGACGCATGTTCTGAGTAGAGCTGAGGGGGGAAATGCTGCAGTCATAGTGATTGGTGGAGCTGAGGAATCGCTGGATGCCCATCCAGGAAATCTAACCCTGCACATTCTGAAGAGGAAAGGATTCATCAAAGTGGCCCTAAAGAGAGG CGCCCATTTGGTGCCGGTCTTCTCCTTTGGCGAGAATGAACTTTTTGAGCAAGTATCCAATCCTAAAGGTTCCTGGCTGCGAGCCGCACAAGAGCGGCTTCAGAAGATAATGGGCTTTGCTATGCCGCTCTTCCATGCCCGTGGCATCTTCCAGTATAGT TTTGGAGTTATGCCGTACAGGAAGCCTATTCACACTATTG TAGGAAAGGCCATCCCGGTGCCACAGATGACAAACCCCACCCAGGAGGAGATTGATGAGCTGCATCAGCGGTACCTCGACGCCCTCCAGGAGCTGTTTGAGGAGAACAAGGGGAAGTATGGCATCCCTGAACATAAATCTCTCATCTTTACCTGA